In Zingiber officinale cultivar Zhangliang chromosome 1A, Zo_v1.1, whole genome shotgun sequence, a genomic segment contains:
- the LOC121997493 gene encoding uncharacterized mitochondrial protein AtMg00810-like, with translation MRLNRSLVELGFKRCIQEHAVYTRGEGEASILVGVYVDDLIVTGGSTEKINKFKQQMMTEFEMSDLGLLSYYLGIEVEQQKSRISLRQSAYAKKILSQFKMADCNATKHPMEPKTQLHKDLEGTPVDATEYRRIVGCLRYLLHTRPDLSYSVGMASRYMERPTIMHHRVVKQILRYLKGTIYFGLVYIKGPQEIGIFGYSDSDLAGDLDGRKNTSGMTFYFNESLVSWNSQKQKTVALSSCEAEFMAATTAACHALWLRSLASELTGVKPKPVTLFVDNKSAIALMKNPVFHGRSKHIDTRFHFIRECIEKGQIVVEFVNTGEQRADALTKALPGVKLAAMRQLLGIRDLQSCPD, from the coding sequence ATGCGGCTGAACAGGAGTCTGGTAGAGCTCGGCTTCAAAAGATGTATTCAAGAACATGCAGTATATACAAGAGGTGAAGGAGAAGCAAGtatacttgttggagtgtatgtcGATGATCTCATCGTGACAGGAGGTAGCACAGAGAAAATCAACAAGTTCAAACAACAAATGATGACAGAATTTGAGATGAGTGATTTGGGTCTTCTCTCCTATTACTTAGGGATTGAAGTGGAGCAACAGAAGAGCCGAATTTCACTTAGACAATCAGCTTATGCCAAGAAAATTCTATCTCAATTCAAGATGGCAGACTGCAATGCCACAAAGCATCCAATGGAACCCAAGACACAGTTGCATAAGGACCTGGAAGGGACTCCAGTTGACGCCACGGAGTACAGGCGCATTGTTGGTTGTCTGAGATATTTGCTTCACACACGGCCGGACCTGTCATATTCTGTTGGAATGGCGAGCAGATACATGGAGAGGCCTACAATCATGCATCACAGGGTGGTCAAACAAATTCTCAGGTATTTAAAAGGTACAATTTACTTTGGGCTTGTTTACATAAAGGGACCCCAGGAAATTGGTATATTCGGCTACTCGGACAGTGATTTAGCCGGCGATCTCGATGGAAGGAAAAACACAAGTGGAATGACTTtctattttaatgaaagtttggtGTCCTGGAACTCACAGAAGCAGAAGACAGTGGCGCTTTCATCTTGTGAGGCAGAATTCATGGCAGCCACAACTGCAGCCTGCCATGCTTTGTGGTTGAGGAGCCTTGCCAGTGAATTGACAGGTGTAAAGCCAAAACCGGTAACTTTGTTTGTTGACAACAAATCCGCCATAGCTCTCATGAAGAATCCGGTATTCCATGGTCGAAGCAAGCATATAGATACAAGGtttcattttatcagagaatgCATTGAGAAGGGACAGATTGTGGTGGAGTTCGTTAATACCGGAGAACAGCGAGCCGATGCGTTAACTAAAGCATTGCCAGGAGTGAAGTTAGCTGCCATGCGACAACTACTCGGCATCCGTGATCTACAATCATGTCCGGATTAG